The sequence below is a genomic window from Glycine max cultivar Williams 82 chromosome 20, Glycine_max_v4.0, whole genome shotgun sequence.
GAATCATCTATAACTAGTGTGCAATGCAGTATACCTGAGCCCTTAATTTTGAATTAGACTAGAAGTtacatttcaataaataattaagatttgTTTATAACTTCTCTTCTTTCAGCAATGTTCTGGCAGCATATACCTGTTTTCTCTGGGAAACAGATGACGCAGAAAGCTGAAATTTAAAGGCCGGGGCATGTTCAAGTGATCTTCTGCAGGAAAATGCAAATTTTCAAGACAGGTTGCTGGAGATGATGCTAATAAATGCTCGTAGTTACAGGTGAATAAAGAAACCATACACAATCAACACGAGGAAACAGCAAGCTTAGCTCATCTAGAATAAAGAAAACCATATTTCTTTACTAATTGCATTTTTTTGCCGAAAATTTTCGTTTTCTCCTGAATAACATGTATCTAACTTGCACTAGGACAAGAATAATTTGCAAAACTATTTATGGTTATGTTAAAAGCTTAACTAATTAGAGATAACCCTTTCCCCTTATTGGTGATGCAGTCACTCTAGTTGATGGAGACCTTATTCTAGTGTGTTACTACTATGTCTATCCATGGTAGTGTTCAAAATTGACTACAATGAAAATTCTGGCTGAATAAATCGGATCATTACAAGTCAAACAGAGGATAACAATTCGACAACTCTTGTTTATGAACATTTACTGCGTGCAATCAGAATTTATCACGTACACACAACATGAGCAcaagaagaaaggaaataagGACACAATAAACACAATTTATGCTCTTGTAGACATAAAAGTGTTTTtcctttatattttgtttggataaacttcagTAAGTTCTCGTATcgtataagaaaataaagaggtATATTGAGTTAAACTTCttccataagttaaaatcacTTTTTTGGATAAGCTAAAGGATAgaatttctaatttataaataagttaattttaacttgtgagaaaagttttattcaattttttttcttttataagtacTTGttaagaagtttatccaaaaaaGAACTATAACATTAAAATGCAATTTGCACGCCACAAACTTGATCTGCTGGTCGGTATTGGATTACCTTGTAGTGAGATGGTGATTATAGCTATAGAATTCTCTCAATAACCTTGCATATCACTTACTGAATTCGGCATATTGTCATCGCATGCTGAGTTTCTTTAATAGAAGTCTTGTAATAATAATGTATAAAGCGACCAATTGCATATCTATACCAGTACTGAGTTTCCTCAATCCCTCGTCAATTTAGCATAAGATGTGaatgtcttaaaaaaaataatccgtTAGATCTCCACCAACTGCAAAATGTAAagttattacaaaatataaagtttaCAATAGTTTATATAATGATAACTACAAAACCCcatatcattaaataattttgattacatgAATTACGCAACATCATTCATCTTGATTAAAGACCaatgtttcaaaaaaattgtttaccgtaagttttctcttccttttcacATAACTAAAActcatacaaattaattttctatGATCTTTTTTGTACATGTCAAATTactttatccaatttttttgtaattttttccttGATCTCACCTTCATATAAAATCATTCtgtatcttatcttttattgtataattatgcattcattttaatattctcatTTTTACTAATCTACTTTTTtgtcttcttattcttttaaaGTCCAACATTTtactaccaaaaaaatatagttgggAGTTTAACAATATGATAGAATTTGCAATTGAATACGGTAGATGCTTTCCATTAACAAATAACCCGATATTTTTATCCACTTTAGTCACCTTGCTTTATCCTATGTAACATCATTAATATCCCTTTCATTTTATAGTGTCAatccaaatatttaatttttagaaaccTGTGTAGTATGCCAtctacaattcctacaaaagtttatgtttaaaaaattaaagctaCATCGTATCTTATTTCAATATGATATACTACTAatactatttaaaattattaaattataggtttgtttaaataaatttttaatttttaacttatgcattacgaaaaagttattttttatttttttttctcctacaAGTGCTTATGCAAAAATTATCCAAACTTACCCTACATATCTTTAGATTTATTGAGATACTTCTAAAGGCATAATTTACTAAAATACTCCTAACCATAAGGTAAAATAACTACCAATACACAATtagatttagaaaaaaaaaggtaaaaatatttGAACCGATTATTATTTCGCATATTTCCTCCAAGAAAGTATACAACATTCCCTGTAAGACTAAAAAATGCATCAATTAAAATGACACcaagtttaattaaataaaaaagatagtgGGAAAGGCAATGCCAAAGACCTGAAATCAATATATAAACTTTTACAATATCATGTATCATGTAATCTAACTCTGAAGTGAAGGTAAAGATAAAGATAACAAGATTTTCAATGGCGAGAAAAACTGCCAAACGTTATCCCAACCAAACATAAGATTCCTgaacaaataaatgaaacaaaaagcccccttacattaaaaaaaataataatatataacaatCATATTCCCCGAACATCATAgtttaagacaaaaaatatcaatatttggTTCTTAACATCTATTGAAACTGACTACTATTTAAAGCTGAAAATAGTATCAGGACCTCAAAATTTGATTCTCTTAAAACTTTATGCTGATTCGGCAGGGTTCTGACCATTTCTTGGCCCTTGATACCCTGAAGAATATCCCCTCTCTTGACGGGTACTTTGTCTATAGAAACCGTTTCCTTTGGGTTTGTTATACTCCCATTCACCTCCATCTTGGCCACTTCCCCTGCAAAAGCTCCTTGGACCAAAACGTCCTCTTTGTGCCTCTGATAATTGATAGCTACTCCTACCTCTACCCCTCCCTGTTCATAATAAAGTGAGAACAACCATAACATAACAAATTACACAGCAGAAAAAGCAGTTTATAAACAGTTCGACTATGCAGATCAAAACAAGCATCTTGGGCCAAAAAAGGTGGCTAGTGGTCATCTCTGCTTAACCAGTGTCAACATTATTGATACCGTATATATGGCCAAATTGTGTTAAGGCATTAGACAAGGTATCATTTTGAATAATTGATGACACAATTAAATGAAATGTTTTGTCCATGTCACTTGGGAGAGCCCACCAAAAAGAGAGCTAATGCTGCTGACATGGATTTTTAACATGATGCTAACATATACCATGGCAAACATAATGACCCCTTATAGCTTATTATCTGTTATTTCTCAGAACTGCGTTTGAGAATCCATTACCAGTCCTATCAAGTATAATCAACTCATTTCTCATTTGCAAATTGGTAGTATTTTAACCATGCTATATAACCTAAGAGTCAAGGACATTGACGCCAGAAATTTTGGGgaagaaaaaacacaataaaaaagaagcaaaacttaaaaagaagGCATACTTCCTCCTCGTGAAGGGATGTTACTGTTTGGTCTCCGCTCTTCAATGTATACGTGTCTTCCTGCTACCTCAACAGATCCTGCCTGCAAAGATACAAAACAAACATGAGCCAACAGATTCTGAAATCAGAAAAAAAGAGACTTGTAAGGTGAAAACTCAGAAATATACCAAAGACCAGAAACAGTTGAGTCTGTTAGAAAAAATGCAGATTGAAAACTTGCGATCATTGTGACATgttcaacattaattttttcataaggTGTGTTATTACATCCTAATTATTAATTCACAAGCAGTTGATATCATAAAATAaccatttaaaacaaaatccatACCTTGACTGCATTATGAACCCCCATCATATCTTCAAATTCAACAAATGCATAACAAACTCCGACATcctggagaaaaatgaaaatttagctTTGCAATGggatataaatgaattaatgaaataatatggTTATTTGAAGCATAGTAGTCAATCCCAAGATTGTCCCAATAAAACACCACAAATGACACTGTTCCAGGAGAAGAAGAGAGATTTCATTTGTAGTAGACTGAATAGCAAAAAAAATAGCCACAAATTCACATGAAAGCGGCCACAATTCACACTGCTAAATGAAACTGCTCCACAACAGGCCACGCAGCAGCAGCAGGGAGCCACAGTGTGATACCACTATAGCAGCACCAACACATGCGGTTGCTACTATGATTTAAAGAGCTAAAGACCTACCTTGCGACTTCTTATGACTACACCATCAGGCTGAATCCTGCCAAAATTCTTGAATTCCTCTTCAATTTCAGAAGCAGACACAGTAGGAGACAAGTTTCTCACATAAACAGATTTGATTTCATCTGAAGGCattttatatcaaataaaatgagTTACTAATAAATAAGtacatcataaaaataaaaaactacatGTAAGCAAGTGAATGATTCATTTAAACAAATTAGCTTATTAGTTAAGGAAGATGTAATGAGCTGTCATAAATCAACACCAAAGAGTAACTatccaaaaaagtaaaatactaAATTGAGTTAATGAGTCTCAATGAGTACACACAGTAACCTTCATCTTCTGTTGTGGGAGCCTCCTCCACTACAACAGTTTCAGACCTTTCAAATGACGTAGTCTGCTGACTATTAGTCAGTGGAGCATGATCCCAGTCTAAAGAAGTCAAATTCTTCTGAGATGGCTGAGAAGCTACAGATGGTGTAGCTTGTCCTTTAGCAACCCGTAACTTCCAACAGTTTCATAACATAGTCAGTTCCAAAGTCAGTTCCAAAGTCATAACTGAATCTCAAAAGAAAACATTGTGCAGAAAGTAATCTATTTGTTAGTTCACACATACTATGGAAGCATAAGTATGTTTTTGGGGCTCCTCAGGAGATTCTTCAGCAGAAGGTACATGTTCTTGCACAGCATCCACAGTAGGTTGAAATGAACCATGTGATTCTTCAGCAACAACATCCTCCTGAATATGTTCAGAATCATGGACTCGTAGCATTTGTTGATGTGAAAATCCATAATTGTTGACTGCGCCATTTTCTTTGACCTCATTCGTAGCAACAAAGTCCCTTGCATGTATATCTCCACCTAACAGGTGGTTGGACACTGTAATACCCATAAATCTGAATTACTTAAAAGACTACAGTTTCAAGAATTAATTACACTCCATAATCAGCCACAATGGTTATAAAACCTAAATTTCTATTCAATAAAAGTTGTTGAATTTTTAATGTGTGCGCGCTTTATATTAACATTTATTGACAATAAATGCAGTTTGCAATTAAACTTCACTTTCCattttacattataaaataaatttaccacAAACCATTTGTCAAGGaaaattcatattatatatagttaAGATTTATTTAGCTTCAACTCTTTGATAGAATCTATATTTACCATTGAGACTAGGCCCTAtttggataaaagaaaataaaaaacaatgaatcaaacttctttcataagttaaaatcaacttatgaaCATCAACTTTTGAAGAAGTTAGATGAGAGAACTTTGTTGAAGTACattagttgattttaacttatgggaaaagtttattttattttaccttcttATTGTTTCTTCTATAAGTGTTTatttagaatttattaaaacataGCTTAAATGCTAAATTTCAATTAGATAACAGCAAGAATCCAATTGTGAATGTGATAATGGCTGGAGAAAATGGATGACTGATGGATGATGATGTAGAAAATACAACAATTGACTATGCATAAACAACAAACATGGCTACCTGTAATAACTTAATAAGCTACAAAGGTATCAGTAGCACCAGATGCAATGGATGTGAAAATGATAACAACTTAGGAATAAGGGAATAAATTCGAACATAACATAATATAAAGAAGTACCAGATCCTCTCTGGGACAAGAATACACAACTAGAGAACGTTAGACTAACAGTGTAAGTcagattttaaacaaaaatcagATCCACAATCCCCATAAAAGAACAGAGCATCCATGACAGTAGAAAGACACAGTCACCAAAACCTAACCTCTAAGAAAGTGTATCAACAGaaacaatatattttcatttatcttCTAATAACAGTAACTAATAAGTgaagaaataattattaagattCAATCAAAACTCAAGAACCCGGAGGCGGAAATAGAACTTGCCTGGTTTGTTAATTGTGCTAGGAGCATTCAATTTTGAATCAAGATTGCTTTGAGCTAAAAATACAGGTTGGTGATGATGAACTGGCTCCTCTTCCACAAAGTGAAAAACATCATTGAGCACGAAGAAGCCCTTTTCTTGGGGTGCAAGGAAGAACGTCTGCATAAATTGCCTCCTCACATTGTAGCCCTTAAGTTGCACAGAACCAGAAACCATGACAAGAACTCCACCACTCCAAGATTCCAGAGATTGTGCTGTCTTGATTTCAATTCCAATAAAACTGAGTGACATAACAAGCGCATGGATTTGCTGCCCAGAGagaaatttctttaattctGGGGGGAAATAAGAGCTTCACTATAATTGCACAAGTACAAAACAGAAGAGAACACCCAATCCCTTCAAGGCTTCAACCAATAAATAAATCGACTAATATACAAAAAGCAATAAAAAACAGCACTCAGAATTCCTTATCTAAAGATTATAGACTACACAATAACATATTCCAAATAAGTAATGCTATAATAGAAAAGCTGAAAATCTTCAATACATATTCCAAATAATCAATTTCCAATAATGCAATTATATTCCAAACCACAACATAAAGGGCAAAAAATACAGGTATATGAAAAAGCAAAAAGCacttaaaatagaaataacGAACCAGCATTGCAGTTGCAGTGTCTCTGGCGTTGCCATCGATGCGTACCATTGTGCTGGCATCAGAATAGAACTGATACACCAACTCGGGGTTGGTCTCAAGAACATGGTAGTACTGCCCCACAAAGTAAGTCCCAACctgaacaaaacaaaaaggttTCTTTTGAGGTGAAACAGAATGTTTGAACAAAAGGGTATGAGAAAAAAGAAGTTAGAAGTGAACCTGAGCAGCGGAGAGGGGAAATGGAAAGTGCGTGGCCATTGCAGAAAACCCTAAAAAGGAGGCGTCTTGTCCCCTCCTCCCCAATCAAAACCTCACCTCAGATCCCCCTTGAGATCTGCACCACAGCCAGAGGGTGAGGTTTTAgaaagagagacagagagagatttttttttttctttttccttttgttaatgttgtttgtGTTAGTTTTGTTTTGCCTGGGACTGTGTTGTTGATATCATACTGCTGGATGGAGGAAGCAGCATGCTTCACCTTTCTCCCTTTTCTTAAACCTCCCCCATTCCACTGTCACTCTTTGtccacaaattataattatatggcTTAACTATATTTGTCTGCACGTAAATTCCACGAAATGAGATATTTTGGTGTTTGTGATTTTAATTGCTTAAATTAgccttttatactttttaaatttatgaaatttggtccacctattaatattttatccctttttttaaaaaaaaaattatatcatttcattcataatataaaagaaaaaattatttggtaATATTTTATCTAGTCATTCATAATATAAGAATTCTTCGTAATCCATATAGGCTTATAAAAATTGTCAATTCCTATGAGATCACATGggttattaaaaatatgattttaaaattagtgaTTCCTGTAGGTTTAAAACCTTTCACTTTTAAAGTTATTAATAAGATACTAACaagttaattatgttaaaaaataattaatcaatatatataatactaaaaattataatgtaatatacatataagtttatataataaattttataataattaattttaatctaataatatattttttatatatataaaaaaaatttattaaatatatatgcaaacttatatttaaaatttatatatgtaaaaaaatattatttaattaaaattaattgttacaatatgtaaatttatatatatatatatatatatatatatatattaaatatatattaaaaattttagtgatatatatatatatatatatattaatattaattattttttaacataatttgtttattatctGTGCTAATAACAATACAAAAATTACATGTTGAAATGTTTACATATTATTAATCCATAAGACCCaatccatatgagttatatataaGGATATTTTAGATTGTATCCTCTTATTGctgaatgtattaaaaaaaaatgttaagccTACAGGAAAATTCCTACATGTTATATGATTTGAGTCCATTGTCACCCGACAAAAAGTAATCCACCTTAGTTCAGGTTACTAATTAGAccagatttaatttatttaaaaagtatggGGACctaatttaaatgattaaaactACATGTATAAAAATCACCTATGTATCATAccataccaataaaaaaaaatacagttaaACTTAAACCTGATTAtgataataaagataaataatctTATTAGATGACtaaacacaaatattttatgtatataaattaattccatttttttaatcaattcaatctaatatattacaatattttatgtatacaaaattgatattttatctgGATTATTTTTTGATGTTATTAGTATGAAATATCTCATCACTTTATTCATTATCATGGtcaaaaattttaagataataatcTTTAATgttgtcttcttttttatttgtatttttttattcatataactcgaattcttaataattaaaattataataattagtgagataaaatgttgattttttatgaGTACgtgttatattttgtttctaaaaatggaaacagaaataaaaatgttacacttttttaattaagttcaaCATTGTTATGAATAATCTTTTGTGAATGAtcatatcttttttatctttgttatttatcttcatttgtatttatttttttaacttcttgattatattttgtatctataaatagattatttcttttataataaatacacacaattattattctctctaaacttttttcttttttattttcgttcTATTATTCTTCTCtaagttatattatatttaaaaagttatcaaTACAATTGTTTTTATTCCATTGAACATATACTTTTACAATTGGTATTTCAACATGCAAGAAAATgcccaaaaaggaattttgtaaaaaaaaaagtcatatttttttaatttagatttcaAAGTAAGATCATTCCAATCTCACTAATCACAGTATtcgtattataaatttaattttatcattatatatgtATAGTTATATTCTtcacataatataaaattatttaaatataatatatcttGAATACACtatcaaataaagaaaatctaataatatttttttgaaagagatcCTAAAATCTTATcaacaaagaaattttttaagtatatatatttttttctttatcatgaGAGGTGACaaaattctgaaaatatttttataaaaaatctagAAGATCTTatcagagacaaaaaaaaaaatctcacctGAAGTGAAAAACAatacaaagaaaatattatttttttctcaccagcaacaaataagaaaaagtgagaagaaaaaaataattttctcccCATAAGTGAGAAAATTAtgtgaaaagtgaaaataaaagaaaatggtaCGAATACTTTGTAAATAAATGCTTAAATCAAATTTTCGAAATTCAATGCAAGTCAAACTTATAAGCTTATAAGCTCCGTATATTTAGGTATAGATAGATATAattgtaatattaatttatttttctattactttgttatttaaatcatgccttatcattttaatatattttaatattttgttaatttcattttattttattttatttttctcttattatttcttattatctaggtttttttttggtaatattgaataaaataagttttgaaaaataatgggtagaaaagaaaaaataggatACGATCTTCTTAAAAGGTCACAAAGGTAAATATCGTTTTCCCTTAAATTTAGCATCTACAATGGCAAAGTGACACTGACCTTTGAGCATAGTTTCTTAAAACAATTTACTTCTACGATAACCGGATTAAATTTGGATGTGCAAGAAcagaattgatttttaaattaacataatttcataaaattgattataactaaaattgattttaaagttaGGAGAATTTTATTTGGATGGCAAATATTAAAAAACGGTGACTCGCCTGGTACAAGAGGACTTGCGCATCAAGAACATACAGCCAGATTggcaaaagaaaaattacataCACATTGTGGAGAGTGATTGATCCTTTTGGGTCTcatttataaacttttttattaaaataggttttttaaaaaataaagtattggtatgagtttaataattaaacaataattttaaatagttgttttatcataaatacaatgttataatttttagtaGATGCTAAAATTGCTTAAACACTATTAGATCACTTGAGTGAGTGATTTGGTTGTGTTTTTTATGAGAGTAAGATGTGCTAATAGTTGATTGGAACATGACAAATTAGATTTGTTGGATGAACGCTTTAAAGGAACAAATCAAAATTACTAATTTGTCatgtcaaaagaaaataataatttaaaattactaatttgtCATACCAGCGTGTTCagtaatttgaaattattggttTGTTAATACAACAATCCAATGACGTTAGTTCATTATATGCAGCAGAATCCGCAATCAAAAATTGTTCGAATATATGAAACAACAATGATTCAAGTACAATCACATGAAAACAACATTATACTTAGCATCGAAATAAAATTTTGCATTAACGTGATTTGTAACtataaatatagttttttttcaattttcttcacACTTTCAATAAATACATAGAAGATTTGAGTGTTTTCTtaccatttcattttttatatgttaagaGATAAATGTTATGCATTTGTATAACTAGATgaatatgta
It includes:
- the LOC100783698 gene encoding nuclear transport factor 2 isoform X3, whose translation is MSLSFIGIEIKTAQSLESWSGGVLVMVSGSVQLKGYNVRRQFMQTFFLAPQEKGFFVLNDVFHFVEEEPVHHHQPVFLAQSNLDSKLNAPSTINKPVSNHLLGGDIHARDFVATNEVKENGAVNNYGFSHQQMLRVHDSEHIQEDVVAEESHGSFQPTVDAVQEHVPSAEESPEEPQKHTYASILRVAKGQATPSVASQPSQKNLTSLDWDHAPLTNSQQTTSFERSETVVVEEAPTTEDEGYYEIKSVYVRNLSPTVSASEIEEEFKNFGRIQPDGVVIRSRKDVGVCYAFVEFEDMMGVHNAVKAGSVEVAGRHVYIEERRPNSNIPSRGGRRGRGRSSYQLSEAQRGRFGPRSFCRGSGQDGGEWEYNKPKGNGFYRQSTRQERGYSSGYQGPRNGQNPAESA
- the LOC100783698 gene encoding nuclear transport factor 2 isoform X1, giving the protein MATHFPFPLSAAQVGTYFVGQYYHVLETNPELVYQFYSDASTMVRIDGNARDTATAMLQIHALVMSLSFIGIEIKTAQSLESWSGGVLVMVSGSVQLKGYNVRRQFMQTFFLAPQEKGFFVLNDVFHFVEEEPVHHHQPVFLAQSNLDSKLNAPSTINKPVSNHLLGGDIHARDFVATNEVKENGAVNNYGFSHQQMLRVHDSEHIQEDVVAEESHGSFQPTVDAVQEHVPSAEESPEEPQKHTYASILRVAKGQATPSVASQPSQKNLTSLDWDHAPLTNSQQTTSFERSETVVVEEAPTTEDEGYYEIKSVYVRNLSPTVSASEIEEEFKNFGRIQPDGVVIRSRKDVGVCYAFVEFEDMMGVHNAVKAGSVEVAGRHVYIEERRPNSNIPSRGGRRGRGRSSYQLSEAQRGRFGPRSFCRGSGQDGGEWEYNKPKGNGFYRQSTRQERGYSSGYQGPRNGQNPAESA
- the LOC100783698 gene encoding nuclear transport factor 2 isoform X2, whose amino-acid sequence is MATHFPFPLSAAQVGTYFVGQYYHVLETNPELVYQFYSDASTMVRIDGNARDTATAMLQIHALVMSLSFIGIEIKTAQSLESWSGGVLVMVSGSVQLKGYNVRRQFMQTFFLAPQEKGFFVLNDVFHFVEEEPVHHHQPVFLAQSNLDSKLNAPSTINKPVSNHLLGGDIHARDFVATNEVKENGAVNNYGFSHQQMLRVHDSEHIQEDVVAEESHGSFQPTVDAVQEHVPSAEESPEEPQKHTYASILRVAKGQATPSVASQPSQKNLTSLDWDHAPLTNSQQTTSFERSETVVVEEAPTTEDEDEIKSVYVRNLSPTVSASEIEEEFKNFGRIQPDGVVIRSRKDVGVCYAFVEFEDMMGVHNAVKAGSVEVAGRHVYIEERRPNSNIPSRGGRRGRGRSSYQLSEAQRGRFGPRSFCRGSGQDGGEWEYNKPKGNGFYRQSTRQERGYSSGYQGPRNGQNPAESA